Part of the Candoia aspera isolate rCanAsp1 chromosome 1, rCanAsp1.hap2, whole genome shotgun sequence genome, ataaaagagtcTAGTTGCAAACCTTCTACAACCTTCTTTTAAAAGCTGCCAGACGTAACACCTATTGTTTTTCTATCTAAAACCTTTGTATTGTGCTCAGCACCTTGGCTGGGACAACATACCAGCTACATTTGGCTTCTACTGTTTCATCACCCTTGGTTGCCCTAAAAAGTCTCTTGAGAAAAAAGGTGGGATTTGGtgttttcaacaacaacaaaatgctggAGAGAGAGATACTTAAATGCACAAAAAGGCAGAAATGTGTTTTCAAACACGATAGCAAATATTTAGTGGGGGCATGGTACAATTTTAAGAATTTGCAAAACATAATTTCAAGactaaaacaaaaacacttaTTTCATGATTAATTAGATTGTACGTAATCTAATGATTGTCTGAATGGATGTATATGACAAAGGACCATGTTTAGGAATTCGTACTGGTAcgcaggaaaaaaaagacacgAATGAGCTGATTTAAATTGATCCTTATACCTATAACCTAAAGAACATAATGATCACTCCCTCCAAGTTGCAGCAGTCCTCCTATTGATACCTCAGCCTTTTTAAGTCATTGACCCATCTGTCTCCCATTCGTTTCATGTAGttcatttcttcctcttcttcaatgATCTGCCGGATTTTATGCTTTACTTCTTTATCTTTGACAACCGCAAAGGTCCAAGGTTCAGTATGTGCCCCACTAGGGGATGTTCCTTTaatcaaataaaaggaaatatttggATTAAAATTACAGCTGCTTGATGGGCTTCTAGTGAAAGAAAAAGTAGGCTTCACAACTTTGAACTTTTCCCCATTGCATTTGGAACTAGGATATAGCTACAGTATGTGCTAAGATTACAACATTCAGTCAGATAATTGGTTAGATTAACTTTGATTAAAAGCATTTGATCACCTAAATGCGTTGCCCTAACTTGAAACAACAATAGCtaacttttataaaattatggATCACGATCTTCAGAAAGGCATTTTGTTCACTTTCGTGTAGAAGAGGAAGCTTTGGGCAGGTGGGTGCCTCCTGTGATTCATGCAAGCAATCTAAAGGATATCTTTTGCTTCCAAACTATTATCTTATTCCTATGTCTAACACTGCTGTTCGTTTGATTTTTTCTTACATGAGTTCGCCTATGATTACTTTACCTTAGAGATGCACTTCCTGAGGCAACATGGCTATAGGTATCAAAAGCATTAATGCTGTCTTCCACAAGTGCCAAAAGTTGTTAgcaaagtttaatttttaatgtttaattaattattaatattaatatatgatTAACCATATTAATTGAGTTTAATCCTGATCAAATGCAGATGAACTAGAATGAAAAGCTGTGCTTTTTAGAGATACCCATTATCTTTTGGAATATGcacctcccctccctcccacccacaaCCCCAAGTGTAGCCTTTGGATAAGTAAATGCTAAGCACTGCACTATAATTGAAAAACAACTTCCACACGTACAGAGTGGCAAGCAAGCATTTACATTTATCCTGATTCAGCATGGTAGATCACCTTCTTAGCTCTATCATACTGACACACACTCTTTTCTTATGTTAAATTGGCAGTATGGGAATTCTTGAGGAAAATTGGAAAGAGCCTATGTCAAAGCCTGCTGCATTGGCCCAGTTTCTGTAACATGGCTCTGTCTTTGGGGTCCATATTTTTTCACATGATCTTGGTAGCATGCAAATTAAGCCAGTGTAAgaatatgaacacacacacacacacacacaccacatgtTGGGAGAGTGATCTTTGACAAATAGTGAAACCAACATTGAATTATTATAGGAAGACTGAGTTCACATACTGCACCATCTTCTTAATAATGTTGCTGACTCCTATGAAGGTATCATACGATATCCCTTTAGGGAAACCTGCAGTACCTGCAGTTTTAATCACgttgtcaattacttctcttgGAACTGGCTCATCACTGATGAATCTAACAGATCGTCTCTTATTGAGAAGCTCATAAAAATCCTTTGATCTTTTAACCATGTCTTCTTCAGAGTATCGCTCAGTTGAAAAAGGGATGTGAGCTAATTCATTCCATTCATCATCATCTGCAGGAGAAGGTGGGGGaaataatacaaaaacaaatacaaaacagtGTAAAGGATTTCAATTATTCTTTCTGGGAAGGAAAAACTCTAGTGTTTGGTCATATTAACTAGTGCATCTAATTGTGTATTGACAAAGAATTTTTTGGGAAACACTTAAGTAATATTTACAGAAGACTATCAGAAGTAATGGttattatttttccatatttgctggatcttttttttttttgtctgggaTAGGGTATACTCTGCATGCAGAAAAAGTCAAGTTCAGTTTCTGGCTTCTCCAGGTAGAGCTgggaaaaaccaccaccaccaccaccaccaccctggctAAAATCTTGCAGAACCACTGCCAAAAGAGTGTAGACCGGGAATGGACTGCCTACGGGAAGTGTAGAACTGTAGCTTCATTTGTTTTTGCCTAAGCCTGGGTTTGTAAGAGCTTGTGTTTAAAAACCTAGAGGAGAACAGGTTTCTCATCCCTGGAGCGGACAGTACTTGACTGATCAATCTCCTGGCGCAAGGCTTCCTGTATCCCCCCTCTCATAAACCAACTTTATCTGTGAGCAGGAGCATAAGTAGAAGTCTCTGGGCCTCAAGGCAAACCTCTAAGATGGCCACTTCAGGGTGATGGAGCTCACCTCAGTTGTGGTTATTGAGGTTGGAATAAAGGAGAAGCGTCACCCAAGTGGTTCTTCCTTGCTGCAGCGCTGACCCTAAGCCTCATGAGAAGAGAGTGAAAGAAGCAAACAGCAAGCCCTGAGGAAGCCACCAGGCCCCTGAGAGCTCCACGTCCACCTGGTGGTCCAGGCCGTTGCCACCCACTTCCAAGCAATCCAACTGATTAGAGGAGGAAGAGGCTGAAGGCGGTgccgctgctgctcctgctgctggaaGCGATGGCTCACTCAGGGATGGCATGATTATGCTAATATCACTTTGGTACCCAATCAGCTGGTTCCTGTTTGCCTAAGCCTCTGAAGGTTTTCTAATTGGTTCACTTTGATTTGTCGATCAATAGCTGGTTTGCTGGATGAATAGCGGTTTTATGCTCtgattgctgtaattttatttttgcatcctttttaaaatctatgtacACCACTATACTGTTGTGGATTAAACTGCATTTGGCAATGCTTTAAAAGTACATAAGAAGGTAAAAGAGAGTTTAGCAGCTGCAGAATGATTTCTTCCTTTGCCTTCTAAAATGTACAGCAAAacacattctttctttttttcctacataGTATAAGAAAGTACTATTTCAGCTAAGTGTTTCATGTCTTTCATGTAAACAGAGGCACTGGCTTTGCCTCTCATTTCTTTAATTTCAGAGCAAAAGAACTGGGGGGTGGGCTGCTAATGATATGGAAATGTTGCTCTTGCTGTCTACTCTAGTGCCTAAGCAGGGCCTTGCTACCTTGCCATTCAGTTTGTTACATGCCAAATCTTTAATGTTCATAAACCCTTAAGAAAATACCTTCCTGGTCATAATATAAAGGAGCGGGAAATGATCCATGAGTTAAATGTAGCAGAACAAAACTGACCCAAAGCAGCAAAATTAATGATCCTAAAACAATGCCACTTAGCGTTTTGAAGATAGTGCTTGGATGTTTTCTTTGCATGCAGACAGAACCGCAAAAAGTGCTTCAGACCAGCCTTACCTTTTCCCACTCTGCCATCTCATGCCATGAAGTGACTCTTCTGAATGCACCCAAGCCACGCGGTTGCTTAAAAGTAACGGACTGCTTGCTGAGAGGTAAGTTATTCCCGAGGCTTATGATTTATCCTCCTTACTGTCACTTTGGCTGAGCAGGCTGATAAAAGAGTGCAAGTCTTGATGTTTTCACCCTACTATTCAACCCACTACGTGGTGTGGCTTCCATCCAGTCCTCCCATTTCCTCATTGAAAGGTTTCTATTGCTACCCTCACTCTTGGAAAAcaactgagaaagaaaagaaaacttgtaAGCTGAGGTTCCCTCTTACTCTTTTCTCCAAGAGTAGTCTTGGCACAGGCATGCACGTACTCATacttttcttaaaagaaagaagTATTTGGGTCAGTGCCTATGTAATGAATGTAAGAAAATTCCACTGAAGACCAGCTCCTGAAAGACTTCAGAAGAACATTAACTGGTAGGTCCATTCAGCTAAGGAGCAGAGACTACAGAAGGGTGCCTTTCCCCTCTCAGGCAACTTTTTATAAGAGGAAGGGGTAGTcattctgtctttctctttggCATTTCACTTCCTCCTCCAAGGCCAGCTTGCAAAGCATGGAAAGCCCCCCTGCCCACACAGCCAGCAGCATCTGGGCTGGTAATTGGGACAAGAGAATCCAGAATTCCGAATGAACCAGCAGTGCTCACTCTGGAAAGAGATCCTTTAGCATGTAACCACCCCACCAGGTCAGGCTGGGTTGAAATCTCTCCCTTTCTATCCTACATTTGGAAAAATTCACAACTGGTTGTGCTTTTTTAACAAACAAGGAAAGACCTGGCACACATGGAAGAAGCTACATCTGGTTAtttgcacaccagtaaaaagcttcTCACTGTGATTAAGCATATTCCATAGCCTTCCATCAAGGAATAAGTTGTACTGAACCCTCAGGGACGTACAGTACATCTCTATAAACACATAGGGATGCAGTGTTAATAACTGACAGGTAAAGAGCTTTTGTCAATAATGCACACACTGTTGCTGCTTTCCTTCCCTGTAGCTCAGATCAGCTTCACTGCTTTGTATATCAGCCACAGTTATTACTCTATATAACTAAAAAGGAGGACCACAGGCTATGTTAgctttgcgaggtagtccagacaagcacaGCTAGGAGtagtagctctatctttattgtaaggttacattaacagaatcttgtgagtctgaaagtaccccccattgctcacttttactctcctgaaaactagggagggtcccttctgtgatgctttcaccacccctcctcctccagaCTCAAATTTCGTTTATTGGACCGTTGTCTatgctgcggctcttcctcctgtctcccaaggtcattcccacataccatcacatgcTAAGAGGCTGCTATTGCCACTTTCTTCTCCTCCTGGAGCCCATCAAAAACACCAAGCGCCACACCAGCACTAACCACTCCATGATTTTATCTTCAGCTGCATAGGAGCTACAGATAACTTCAAAACACAAATAACTGAACACTaataaagcagcctttcccaacctgatccTCTCCAGATGGCTGAATTtcaactaaccctaaccctaccaaTTTTCAGCCAGGAATAGTTTTTCATACCTTTTTCCTCTGCATGTAAATCAGTGCCATCTTTTAAGCCTTCACCCCCCCATGGGCAAAACACTGCCTTCTTGCTGGTTGTGCTCAGCTCTGTCTTGTGAGTTTTCCTGCTGCATTTGAGTATTATACCTATCAAGACACAGATTAGTGCTACCACAGCTGGAGTTAAGGAAGAAAACACCATAATTGGTGAGTTTCAAATGTGGTATCACAAGTCCTCATGCAGCAAATGCTCCttgttaaaaatgaaattgaaaacaaATAGCAAAGAAGGATTAGAACCACCCACTTACAGGGTTCAGCGCTCTTGGCTTCCTGAAGCCAGAATTTTTTGAAGCAGCTCAGTTGCTCTTCAACCTTTAACAAGGTCTGGCTTCTTTCCCAGAGTTAAGCCTGTTTATTTTATACCTGAGTTGAAATCCCATTGCGAAAGCTGACCCCAAGTTACATTAAATTAACCACACCAATCTAACTACTACATTGTTCTTGGGAATTCATGAGCCAGTACTGTATATAGAGCTTGGACAACTCCCAAGGTTGAGCAAAAAGGTCCAGTGAAAGATACTCAAAACCATCCTAATCATTTGGATGAGGAATAAGTCCCCTCTAGATATTTTACACGAGGAGTTCCTAAaccttttgccatcacacctcccttagtgtaatcttaatgtacacaccatccctaaaaatccaaacatcaaaatgaacacaaatgaacaatgaaaagaatacaatgaaactttgggaaaggtggatttatagtaacaatgtaactaaaaggttcttcacacctccttTGGAGAGGGAGGTGTACATCatagtttgggaaaccctgatttagactgTAAATCACTGAGCAGGCCATCTGGTGTCCCTGCCCACTCAAATTACATAGTACCTAAAGCTGGGGAAATTATTTTGCTATAGGAGGTAGAAAAGCTCACTGCGAGGGTAAACTGGTTCAAGATTGGAGGATTTAGAAGACAAATACTCATTTATTGCAAAAAATTACTTTGGAGCCTTAGATAATGCCAGTAAATACTTAGGTTTTACTGAGCTAGCAAGGGTCCTTCTTCATATTTTTATGTGAGGGTTTCTGCATGTCCACAGTGTCCAGTACATTGAATAGCCACTCCTCTGATTTCATCATTAAAGCCGATGTTTTATTTCCACTATCAATCTTTGGAGTTATAACAGGACTTGTACTGCTCATTGGAAGCCCACCAAAAGTTGTCATTGAAGGAATTCAATATCATAGTTACCTTCAGTCTGGCACTGCTATTTGTTTGCAAAACTGGAGTTTAATGCAAATGGGTATGAATTAGGAACAAACAGCAAAAGGAGATTGGCATAGATGCATGGCTGTCTTTTCTTCAGGAGGAGCCATTaaaacgaggaggaggaggactaatGGTTATGCTCATGATGACAAAAACATGGTCACTGTTAGATTTAGTTCAGCTATGATAAGTGAGTTAACACCAGAAATCAAGTTTTGAAACAGGGACTTCAAAGACACTGCTACCTTTTGTTTCATCATACATCATATATTTGGCCTCGAAGTGctaccctttcttttttcttcagagaaTATTAACTAAGCGAGGCTGTAAACTTTAAAACTAAATCATGGGATATCAATTCCTAAATATTAGCAAATCTAAAATTTGTCTTGATGGAAAATCACTCCAAAGAATTTCAGCAATCTTTGCCTTAAGAGGCAAATGCAAACCGTATACGGAGTTCAACTAAGGAGAAGACTCTGGTTATTTACCACAAAGGGAGCATTtggattaaataaacaaaatccaaagcCTCTAACCTGGAGACCCAGATATATTGCTTTTCAGATGCCTCGTTTTCAAGGACTGTTTGCTGTTACTACCTTTAAGGAAAACCTAGGCATAGAAAAAACATGGTGACCTCTTTGTTCTGTTGGGAAGCTTTGTGTAGGgaataaagaagatgaccttaatGGACACATGCAAGATCCATTACCAGGGCAATAGAGGGTGAAACGTATTCTAAttccacaacagacagataatattcagaagcagctcagacacctccttaattcactggaatataagaagAAGGCAGAGATACAGCACAATCCGATGAGCAAGATTCTGCTGTTACAGCCAATCTCaacaaaagtagttttagccttcctgtggagctgatttcttggtctggtctatctggtgGGGCTGACATTTTATTACAACTTGACCTAGGCCAGTGGCAGTCATTGTTAGACTGCCCCAAGTCAGAAgagttatttatgttttattataacTATATTTGTAAACCTCCCCAATTGCCTTCTCCGTCACAGTGTTTGCACTGTGGATAGCATTCACCTCTGGATCTGCATGACTCCAATCCTGCTAGCCTTTTGTAAGGCAATAAAtgcctggttgttctcccagccGGGTTACCCAGGCTTTGGGGCTGGAAAGTTAAGTGGTTGATCTGTTTGGCTCCAGTCCTGTGACTAGAAGTGGAATTTTTTTAGACCTCGTGCATAcgtttattttgttatttctggttgttctttatattctgtcttggttttggttttaaacCTTGTTCAGTGTGTAGAGTAtcctgagatgggtggctctataacTTGTATAGTTAACTGACTAACTAAATAAGTAAAAATGTTAGAGTACTCCATATTTCTGGCAGAAAATTATAAGATGTTCAGGCGTTGGCATCCAGAGACAGGCAAGAAGGGATAAATGCTGAAATATGAAGCAACATTGTGATATAAATTCTTACACACTTGcaccagtgtcatgttcatcgtttcaatgttaaacgtacatcgtaacgtttcacatgtcattttgctgatgcgtgctttgcttgggaggggaggaggactctgtcgcctgggttgttatctgtattcagctggattggaatgtgtttgggttagctactgtgttcaaggttttattCCCAGGACATCGGCAGAGATTGTGACCAGCACCTGCAgcggggaatttgaaacggtttgggcgaggggagggattacgttcgcaccgagggtttttagtttgtatttggcgcgcttttgctcattctcagctttctctgtgatcctgcatactattcttcaataaatcaaatATCATTAAgtctctacttgtgagtctggttctgttagggtaggcaatcattacaaccagtatgaaagaaggaacttgcatcatgacatcacaataaCACACATTATTATTTTGGGCATCATCATGGTTAGGGCATGGTTTGGACATCTCCAAAGCAAAGCTAAATTGTATTCACAATGAGGATTGATTCAGATTCCAATCTCACCAGgatatgttgctgaattacaattccccACAGTGTGTCCCAAGGTGAGGAGTACAATATCCTATCATTCGGCAGCATCTGCAGAGCCATAGTTTTGCCACCCATGTTCCACAGCTAGTGGGATCTGGAATGCATTTATGCAAAGAATTCTTCCTCTAAATTCCCAGTGCTGTACCAGTTTCTAGATACAGGCATTAATTAAAGTAATCCTTCTGCATATCTTGAGCTAAGGACAATTTACCCTGAGTTGGCCTGAGCAACCGTTTTAGTGAGCACTTTGGTTGCCAAACAGTGTTAATTAGTCTCTTATTCCCCACTGTAGTACAAAGTAGGGGAAATGGTTCCCTTGGTAGGCATATCACATCTGGGTTACAAAAGTCCAGATGACTCTAGACCtatgtttctcgaccttggcaactttaagatgtgtggactgtggctggggaattctgggagctaaagttgccaaagttgagaaacactgctctagacaggagcaaagaattagagttttctgtatctcttaacTACTGAATGGCCATCCTTATACTTTATATATGTTGGATTGGTGTAATGGCTTTTGTTTGGCCTTAACCACACTAGCAGAACTCTGCCTTTGAGAAGATGAGACCAAGCACTGGTAAGCTGAATCACCTTAGAGTGTCTGATACCCCAAGCAATTCTCTCTTCTCCTCTGTTTATTCCCTCATATCCCACCAGAGACAGGAGTGCACAGCTTCTTTAGGCTAAGGACCACACTTGACTCCTGAGTAACAAGCTGGGGGCACTCTCAGATTTGAgtgagaacagaacagaacagaaactgATCTAATATCATAAGGACCTGAGAACTAGTCACCGACTTCCTCTCCTTTTGGTGCCTCCAGTTTCATTCATAATTCTTCCACACGGTCAGCAACGTGCAGCAATGGAGCTCTGTAGCAAACCACTAGAGGGTGTGAAAACATTGCAGAAAAGTGTTATCTCACAGAACAGTAGCTCTAATGCCACCAGAACACACAGGCGTAGGGAAATCTGGacacctttttctttctcaaataagaaaatatttattaggATGTAAACCATTTCTAAGAAAATGTAGTGCctccaaataaatcaaataaatgaattcaaATAAGTCCATAAGGATTCAGTTCTTATTTATATGTTATCCAGATAATCAACCATGTCTTCCTTGAATTAAATGGTTTATGCATGTTTTACCTTTGGACTCAGCTGTGTAGAAAGCATGGCTGAAATACTTGCACTGGTTTGCTTTATGCCATTTTTCTCCTACCTCATCAGATAAAAGTTAAGTGTGGCTAATAGGATATCTGGTCATTGCATATTTGAAACATATAGGTGTGAACACCAGTATAGCacagtggttaaggtattggatcAGGAcgagggagacccaggttcaaattctgCCTCAGCCGtggaagctgactgggtgacttgggaccagtcactttctcttagccaaCTTACCTAATAGGATTGTTGCTATGGGAAAACACTGGATGAGAGATTGCCCTTAGaccctggaagaaaggcagaacatgaatgaaatgaataatCTCTgtccttttctccctctctttttataaaaaaagCAACGATTTCCTATAACAGGATCCCAGTGGATAAACTGCAGTAACCCAGCTGGGTTGTCACTAGAGAATGCCCCACCAAGACATTTCATGGTTTCTCCAGTCCTGAATACCCCAAATTGTGCAGCAAATTCTTTGGGGAGTGGGCATGCAATCTCACCTAAGACACACCTCCATTTCATAGGCATATCCCACAAGGTGCCTCCACTGTGCCACGTTCGCATAATTTCAGAAGAGAGCCAAAGGATATTGACCTCCATCTAGATCCTTCTCATTGTCTTCCCACCACTTGCCATCCAAAATCCCAtgaggaaagagagaaggaattgcTGCAGAAGGCCTTTTGTCTCGCTATCTGGAAGCATCTTTAATTTTACAAGTGCATCACCTATTCGCATTTCATTGCGATGTGGTATGAGTTCCCCATCTGCAGAACACAGCAGCCTGGACGAGTCTGCCCTTCTAGGAGTCTGGCATTTGCAGTACAGTATCTCAGCAAATGTCGTTTCCATCCCTGATGCCTCAGGCAGGAGGACAAGAAACCTTTTCATTCTTGTCATTGTCATCAGACACAAATGAATTCCCTCCCCTGCCAGCGCACTCTGAGCCTGCTGGCCTCATCTGTCCTGCATTTCCTTTATTGTTTCAGATAAATCTGCTCTTTTGGTATGATCTTGCTGCCTTTTGAAAACTCTGTTTTTCCTTATGTGTACCTGCCTTGAATTTTTTTAAGGAATAATGGATACTTGCTGATGGTGGCAATGAAAGCATCAGTagctcttgttgttgttgttgttgttgtttcctttcTAGGAAATGAGAGGTgctgccttctcttctgtttAGTGAATACCAACAGCTGTTACATACTTCACAGtgttcttttgtaaaaaaaatacctGAGTGTGTAGGCAAACTGTTTTTCATGTTATAGCTCATAATTCATACCATTCTGAGATTCCCGTTTTCCTAAGGACCTTCAGTTTGATATGGTCAGCCCAATTGAAGGCTTTTCTGTAGTTAATGAAGCACTTATTTATTTCCTGCTATTCTTTGccatccagcatgcatcagcaataatgtctcttgttcctcaaccttttctaaaaccagcttgaacatctggcatttccctttccatctaatctgcactggatgatcctaagcattattttgctagcacatGACTCATATCTAATGGGAGCCTGTGCTGGCTCAAGGGTATATGGCACCCCTAGGCCACGTTGACCGATGGTGCCACCTCCTGCCAATGTGAAGACTTGCagttttagaatgatttggaagaaagagCAGCATTGGTGCCCCCCTAAGCTTTGGCACCCTAGACCAGtgcctacttggccttagcctaaagcaGACTCTGATGAGAGCTAATTATAAGACAATTGCTTCTGATACAAGGCCACTCTGAGATTTCCTGAATGAAAAACCAAGTGTGAAAGCCTCTTTCCCCTTCTATTTAATTGGCAATGCCATTTAAGAAGATATGTTCATAGAAAACCCAGATGTTATAAAATGTCATAGGCACTTTCTTCCAAAATAACCCAACCCAGATAAATGCTGTCCTCACCTTCCTGGGTAAAGATGGAATAAGCATACCATCATTTGTCAGTGAAGCCTTCCAATCTGCTGTGAAATGAAAATATGTAGATGTTCCTTTCTCATTTGCTACTAGTACTTTTTATAAAAAAAGCAATGATTTCCTATAACAGGATCCCAGTGGATAAGCTGCAGTAACCCAGCTGGGTTGTCACTAGAGA contains:
- the IYD gene encoding iodotyrosine deiodinase 1, giving the protein MVFSSLTPAVVALICVLIGIILKCSRKTHKTELSTTSKKAVFCPWGGEGLKDGTDLHAEEKDDDEWNELAHIPFSTERYSEEDMVKRSKDFYELLNKRRSVRFISDEPVPREVIDNVIKTAGTSPSGAHTEPWTFAVVKDKEVKHKIRQIIEEEEEMNYMKRMGDRWVNDLKRLRTNWIKEYLDRAPYLILIFKQVYGILPDGKKKTHYYNEISVSIACGILLAALQNVGLVTVTTTPLNCGPRLRVLLGRPANEKLFLLLPVGYPSEDATVPNLSRKPLDDIMVVI